From the Paenibacillus sp. FSL H8-0548 genome, one window contains:
- a CDS encoding ThuA domain-containing protein: MEFSNESLKGKHIVFLCGEDEYESERTIPLIAEEAARKHGATVTVLTSSMGPADPTSISGLEALQEADLAVFYIRFRQLPEEQFRYIRDYLEAGKPVIGLRTSTHAFQYPEGHPLECWNDGFGIDVLGAPWIRHFGHSSTTSVSTAWAAAEHPILRGIPTHFECRSWLYQVLPYPPEGTIPLLNGATVNPEDNGWSYTSETPRVHPVAWTRTHAGGGRVFTTTMGHPDDFELAAFRRLLLNGVHWAVGSEHLIEGGTE; the protein is encoded by the coding sequence ATGGAATTTTCTAATGAGTCGTTAAAAGGAAAGCATATCGTATTTCTATGCGGCGAGGATGAATATGAATCGGAAAGAACAATACCCTTGATTGCAGAGGAAGCTGCAAGGAAGCACGGGGCAACGGTAACCGTGCTTACGTCTTCTATGGGCCCTGCTGATCCTACAAGCATATCTGGACTTGAAGCGCTTCAAGAAGCAGATTTGGCCGTGTTTTACATTCGGTTCCGTCAATTGCCGGAAGAGCAATTCCGTTATATTCGCGATTATTTGGAAGCGGGTAAACCGGTCATCGGTTTACGGACGAGCACGCATGCATTCCAGTACCCGGAGGGACATCCACTCGAATGCTGGAATGACGGCTTCGGTATCGACGTACTAGGTGCGCCGTGGATTCGCCATTTCGGCCATTCTTCAACGACAAGCGTTTCGACTGCATGGGCGGCAGCGGAGCATCCAATTCTGAGGGGCATTCCTACACATTTTGAATGCCGTTCCTGGCTTTATCAGGTGCTTCCGTATCCGCCGGAAGGTACGATTCCGCTGCTCAACGGGGCGACTGTTAATCCGGAGGATAACGGCTGGTCATATACAAGCGAGACCCCGCGTGTGCATCCGGTAGCCTGGACGCGGACACATGCTGGCGGTGGGCGAGTATTTACAACGACAATGGGACATCCGGATGATTTTGAGCTGGCAGCTTTCAGGCGCTTATTGCTTAATGGCGTACATTGGGCAGTTGGATCGGAGCATTTAATAGAAGGAGGAACAGAATGA
- a CDS encoding glycoside hydrolase family 43 protein: MKSHELPRIQNPILRGFNPDPSILRVGDDYYVATSTFQWFPGVQIHHSRDLIHWQLITRPLDRLSQLNMLGNPDSGGVWAPCLTFHEGLFYLVYTDVKSHAGAYKDTHNYVVTAPDIMGPWSDPVYLNSSGFDPSLFHDDGGKKWLVNMQWDYRKDRDPFNGIYLQEYSEEKQQLIGPSYLIYKGSELGLTEGPHLYKKDGYYYLMVAEGGTSYEHAVTLARSSTLFGPYETDPLGPMLTANHKPELKLQKAGHASLVHTTSDEWYIVHLCGRPLATEDKRCNLGRETSIQRCEWSEEGWLRLSGGGNAPLDDVQAPALPWHPFPASKEIDNFEAGVLDIQWQSLRQPIREDWLSITERPGYLRLRGMESPNSRFRHSLAARRQQAFRCEAETAAEFEPNSYQQMAGLIYYYNSQNYYYLRIGYDESVGTNLAILSNDHGVYNEHTDTHIPIPAGARVYLRLTLHDTELQFYYSLDGSDWKTIGPTLDASKISDEYATHLVDGYFTDWGFTGAFIGLCAHDLSGGRKAADFNYFRYVEKE; this comes from the coding sequence ATGAAGAGCCATGAGCTTCCGCGCATCCAAAATCCTATTTTACGCGGTTTTAACCCGGACCCGTCTATCCTGAGAGTCGGCGATGACTATTACGTTGCGACCTCGACCTTTCAATGGTTTCCGGGCGTTCAAATCCACCATTCCCGCGATTTGATCCATTGGCAGCTCATTACGCGCCCACTGGATCGCTTAAGCCAGCTGAACATGCTGGGCAATCCGGATTCCGGCGGTGTTTGGGCACCGTGCCTTACTTTTCATGAAGGCTTGTTTTATCTGGTCTACACTGATGTGAAAAGCCATGCGGGTGCTTATAAGGATACACATAATTATGTAGTTACTGCTCCCGATATTATGGGCCCTTGGTCCGATCCGGTTTATTTGAACAGCAGCGGCTTTGATCCTTCGCTGTTTCATGACGATGGCGGCAAGAAATGGCTTGTCAATATGCAGTGGGATTACCGGAAGGATCGAGATCCTTTCAATGGCATTTATTTGCAGGAATATTCAGAGGAAAAGCAGCAGCTGATCGGGCCTTCCTATCTGATCTACAAAGGCTCTGAGCTGGGGCTGACGGAAGGACCTCATTTATATAAGAAGGACGGCTATTATTATCTGATGGTTGCCGAAGGCGGGACCAGCTATGAGCATGCTGTGACGCTGGCTCGTTCAAGCACGCTCTTCGGCCCTTATGAAACGGACCCTTTGGGTCCGATGCTTACTGCTAACCATAAACCGGAATTGAAGCTGCAAAAGGCTGGACATGCCAGCCTGGTGCATACGACAAGCGACGAGTGGTACATCGTTCATTTATGTGGACGGCCGCTTGCAACGGAGGATAAACGCTGCAACTTAGGCAGAGAAACTTCGATACAGCGCTGCGAATGGTCGGAGGAAGGCTGGCTGCGCCTCTCAGGAGGGGGGAATGCTCCGCTCGATGACGTACAAGCGCCTGCGCTGCCGTGGCATCCCTTCCCAGCATCTAAGGAAATAGACAATTTCGAAGCTGGCGTGCTGGATATCCAGTGGCAATCGCTTCGCCAGCCCATACGCGAAGACTGGCTGTCCATAACAGAGCGGCCGGGCTATCTGCGGCTGAGGGGCATGGAGTCTCCTAATTCCCGTTTCCGGCACAGCTTGGCTGCTCGGCGCCAGCAAGCCTTCCGATGTGAAGCAGAGACTGCGGCTGAGTTTGAGCCGAACAGCTATCAGCAGATGGCTGGGCTAATCTATTATTATAATTCTCAAAACTATTATTATCTGCGAATTGGATATGACGAGTCGGTAGGCACCAATCTTGCAATTCTCTCAAACGATCATGGCGTTTATAACGAACATACAGATACGCATATCCCTATTCCGGCCGGAGCGCGCGTTTACTTGCGGTTGACGCTTCATGATACTGAGCTTCAATTCTATTATTCTTTGGATGGAAGCGACTGGAAAACAATAGGCCCCACGCTGGATGCCAGTAAAATATCGGATGAATACGCGACTCATTTGGTCGACGGTTATTTTACCGACTGGGGCTTCACAGGCGCCTTCATCGGGTTATGCGCTCATGATTTATCCGGAGGCCGCAAGGCTGCCGATTTCAATTACTTTCGTTATGTGGAGAAGGAGTGA